In Aspergillus luchuensis IFO 4308 DNA, chromosome 1, nearly complete sequence, the following are encoded in one genomic region:
- a CDS encoding sugar porter family MFS transporter (COG:G;~EggNog:ENOG410PMHX;~InterPro:IPR005829,IPR005828,IPR003663,IPR036259, IPR020846;~PFAM:PF00083,PF07690;~TransMembrane:11 (o106-125i137-155o161-182i194-215o227-248i315-337o352-373i380-402o414-436i448-466o478-497i);~go_component: GO:0016020 - membrane [Evidence IEA];~go_component: GO:0016021 - integral component of membrane [Evidence IEA];~go_function: GO:0022857 - transmembrane transporter activity [Evidence IEA];~go_process: GO:0055085 - transmembrane transport [Evidence IEA]), with translation MATKMSSIPTDNAALTRTAQAVAAREVEQQSWLERKLKPTKVRAWYPFKGTPLLYATCGFGSLGDALFGYNSGIMSGLLVNPAFVARFFKDYGGADGSTTGVDPSITGIAVACLQASAAVGALLAGRLGDMMGRKRCVRLGGFIYFFSAFIQIFAPGFGTFIAGRTIQGLGVGFLSMTVPIIQTEIAAPHRRGLMVGIEYTFQIAGYMLSCWVDYGFNFLLPSEMSWQGPFIIQIALSFILLAMSFFLPETPRWLAKNGFMQESLQTVADLHADGDTQAEHVQQVFVEIEEAVIFETNLGKSSWMEMFTRYRKRTIVGITVQMFAQLNGINIISFYLPSTLATAGFDERKSLLYTAANALPYTAATISTWWLADRWGRKPLLILGGLGMAVLLGIVCAFTEADLDVQVRAKGQYAFVMLYNILYGFTWGPMPWLLPAEIFPLRGRSKGMALATTSNWIFNFIIGMVSPDAFAGINGYFYLVIAGFCLFSAGLVYFYYVETANSTLEEVAELFGDTACADADGEVREASEVRIDYRKDVV, from the exons ATGGCTACCAAAATGTCCTCTATACCGACGGATAATGCCGCTTTAACTCGCACTGCACAGGCTGTGGCTGCTCGGGAAGTAGAGCAGCAGAGCTGGCTGGAGCGAAAGCTGAAGCCGACGAAAGTGAGAGCTTGGTATCCCTTCAAGGGAACCCCATTGCTCTATGCGACATGTGGTTTTGGCAGTCTGGGAGATGCCCTGTTTGGGTACAACTCTG GAATTATGTCTGGTCTTCTCGTCAACCCAGCCTTTGTGGCTCGCTTCTTCAAAGACTACGGGGGTGCTGACGGCTCAACAACCGGAGTCGATCCTTCAATCACCGGGATAGCTGTTGCTTGTCTACAAGCATCCGCAGCAGTGGGTGCACTCCTTGCAGGACGGCTGGGCGATATGATGGGGCGCAAACGGTGCGTCCGTCTTGGCGGGTTTATCTACTTCTTCAGTGCGTTCATTCAGATCTTCGCTCCCGGCTTTGGCACCTTCATTGCCGGTCGCACCATTCAAGGTCTTGGTGTTGGATTTCTGTCTATGACAGTACCCATCATCCAGACCGAGATTGCCGCCCCTCATCGGCGTGGTTTGATGGTTGGAATCGAATATACCTTTCAGATAGCAGGTTATATGCTTTCATGTTGGGTAGACTACGGTTTCAATTTCCTTCTGCCCAGTGAAATGTCGTGGCAAGGTCCATTCATTATTCAGAttgctctctctttcatcttgCTGGCCATGtcgttcttcctccccgagACACCTCGTTGGCTGGCCAAGAACGGATTCATGCAAGAAAGCTTGCAGACGGTCGCTGACCTGCACGCCGATGGCGATACTCAGGCGGAGCATGTACAGCAGGTGTTTGTGGAAATCGAGGAAGCAGTTATCTTCGAAACTAACTTAGGAAAGTCGTCTTGGATG GAAATGTTCACCCGATACCGCAAGCGGACCATCGTTGGAATCACCGTGCAGATGTTCGCGCAACTCAACGGAATCAATATCATTTCCTTTTACCTTCCCAGCACACTTGCTACCGCAGGCTTTGATGAGCGTAAATCCCTTCTGTACACTGCAGCCAACGCACTCCCTTACACTGCAGCTACAATCTCGACTTGGTGGTTAGCAGACCGATGGGGACGAAAGCCATTGCTCATACTTGGAG GTCTCGGAATGGCAGTCCTTCTCGGCATCGTCTGCGCCTTCACCGAAGCCGACCTAGACGTCCAGGTCCGCGCCAAGGGCCAATATGCCTTCGTAATGCTCTACAACATCCTATACGGCTTCACCTGGGGTCCGATGCCGTGGCTACTGCCAGCTGAAATTTTCCCCTTGCGCGGCCGCAGTAAGGGTATGGCTCTGGCTACTACCAGCAACTGGAttttcaacttcatcatcggcatggtCTCTCCGGATGCGTTCGCCGGTATCAACGGATACTTTTACCTTGTCATTGCTGGATTCTGTCTCTTCTCTGCGGGATTGGTATACTTCTACTATGTTGAGACAGCTAATAGTActctggaggaggttgcAGAGTTGTTTGGTGATACAGCGTGTGCGGAtgctgatggggaggtgagggAGGCGTCTGAGGTGCGGATAGACTATCGGAAGGATGTTGTGTGA
- a CDS encoding NAD(P)-dependent alcohol dehydrogenase (COG:Q;~EggNog:ENOG410PVDZ;~InterPro:IPR013154,IPR013149,IPR002328,IPR036291, IPR011032,IPR020843;~PFAM:PF00107,PF08240,PF16912;~go_function: GO:0008270 - zinc ion binding [Evidence IEA];~go_function: GO:0016491 - oxidoreductase activity [Evidence IEA];~go_process: GO:0055114 - oxidation-reduction process [Evidence IEA]) yields MAPSGINQAFVLHPGGKFDYEERVIPNLQTDRDVIVQVIVTGLCGSDIHYWQHGRIGRYVVEAPIVLGHESAGIVVECGSKSGFTVGDRVALEPGIACNTCQHCRAGRYNLCSAMRFAATPPYDGTLATYYRLPAECCYKLPAHVSLQHGALVEPLSVAVHSCRLAGDMQQKSVVVFGAGPVGLLCAAVARAFGASTVVIVDINSDRLSVAQKYGATHTYKMSADSPEHNAARILEESELDAGAHIVLDATGAEPCMNCGISALAQGGTFVQVGLGKPNPSLPVGQICDKEAIFRGSFRYGPGDYQTAIGLLSSGRVVLEGLVTHEFPFTQAEEAFKNVGNRQGIKTVIYGPGADENAAKATTA; encoded by the exons ATGGCTCCTTCAGGAATCAATCAG GCTTTCGTTTTACACCCGGGTGGCAAATTCGATTATGAAGAGCGTGTGATACCCAATCTTCAAACGGATCGCGACGTTATCGTCCAGGTTATCGTGACTGGTCTTTGTGGCTCTGAT ATCCACTATTGGCAGCATGGCCGCATAGGACGGTATGTGGTGGAAGCCCCCATCGTCCTTGGCCATGAGTCTGCCGGCATTGTAGTGGAATGCGGAAGCAAATCAGGCTTCACTGTCGGTGATCGCGTGGCCCTGGAGCCCGGCATTGCTTGCAATACCTGCCAGCATTGCCGCGCAGGCAGATACAATCTTTGTAGCGCAATGCGTTTTGCCGCTACACCACCCTATGATGGCACCCTGGCGACCTACTACCGTCTTCCTGCAGAATGCTGCTACAAGCTGCCGGCACATGTGTCGCTGCAACACGGAGCACTGGTCGAACCGCTCAGTGTGGCGGTACACAGCTGTCGCCTGGCAGGAGATATGCAGCAAAAGTCGGTCGTTGTCTTCGGCGCTGGTCCTGTTGGCTTGCTCTGCGCAGCCGTTGCACGCGCATTTGGTGCGTCAACAGTCGTGATTGTAGACATCAACTCCGACCGACTTAGCGTGGCACAAAAGTACGGAGCCACGCACACGTATAAGATGAGCGCCGATTCCCCCGAACACAATGCCGCCAGAATCTTGGAAGAATCGGAGCTGGATGCTGGAGCTCATATAGTACTGGATGCCACTGGCGCTGAGCCTTGTATGAACTGTGGTATTTCAGCCCTTGCGCAGGGTGGAACATTTGTTCAGGTCGGCTTGGGCAAACCGAACCCCTCACTGCCGGTCGGTCAAATTTGTGATAAAGAGGCCATTTTCAGGGGGAGTTTTCGATATGGCCCAGGAGATTACCAGACAGCTATTGGGCTGCTGTCGTCGGGTCGGGTTGTACTAGAGGGCCTTGTTACCCATGAGTTTCCTTTCACACAGGCGGAAGAGGCATTCAAGAACGTCGGCAACCGACAGGGTATCAAGACTGTCATCTATGGACCCGGTGCAGATGAGAATGCAGCGAAAGCAACCACGGCATAA
- a CDS encoding Zn(II)2Cys6 transcription factor (COG:K;~EggNog:ENOG410PXX0;~InterPro:IPR036864,IPR007219,IPR001138;~PFAM:PF00172,PF04082;~TransMembrane:2 (i240-257o584-604i);~go_function: GO:0000981 - DNA-binding transcription factor activity, RNA polymerase II-specific [Evidence IEA];~go_function: GO:0003677 - DNA binding [Evidence IEA];~go_function: GO:0008270 - zinc ion binding [Evidence IEA];~go_process: GO:0006351 - transcription, DNA-templated [Evidence IEA];~go_process: GO:0006355 - regulation of transcription, DNA-templated [Evidence IEA]) yields the protein MSNRQREHLQPSNESNSSSNTSHVRSPLPTRVSNACERCRRHKTRCDPFRPCSLCARAKVTCRQLPVPQRPKDKNRIAKAVVQSRQRQTRTSAAIIENEPQYTDGNCPSTSRTERTDTQLSEEMHQAQFLMEYGEAESTMGIAQKIYELDKQVIDEQSTSAIPGARTSTSVANRRTVAGGQRRPITSILGRHLPPTEVTYSLIEEYFDTVHWFSLVIYEPTFRIRLHSIIDGFAHPSQKSFLLLLAVMLGMSAWYRSQRTVTHAADSSKWRKLSADLMGLVELHVVELMDESSVTAAQVLILFGSHHVYHGRPNLSFSLLGATIKMSQAAGLHRESPTGKLEEIEERKRVWWTIYTWDRFASITYGRPLGINDKDCNLSMPADNLENPYFTAPGSEQGYAICYSPYQRELNTLYLMASPALEFIFGSRTSGSSKALTGDVYIELVKEATQNLQKWQNNLPDYLTLDFDRDFELDSGPSARAHALQSLSLQLTYDNVLIVLHRPLLARQVRHLSISHPTSGARLGTESPISHPGAGSPAQKLSPFEAMSPNEPVKSSMHWWNAALRTSRVTEVPVLAQLATDSHLVAFLAINIFHAAIVLAVMALSDPLSDSTQVAKRTITRILRLQSLLGERSALSRQSTTVLKNVVTLILRRESEAILAPVTRNSQQEGHTSSTGSASISVEDTLRLPLDAPITQTDSSLRRPTWPDYGRMHRLNESLASVQNVIPSGRDGSLQDTHGARDSQEQLPDTHEHAPAENSWHGSFENNWNDTSFPLEVPDIASDAFGDNGLYWLWDMSWAGADP from the exons TGCGACCCTTTCCGACCTTGCTCCCTATGTGCACGGGCCAAGGTAACCTGTCGTCAGCTCCCTGTTCCCCAGAGGCCCAAGGATAAAAATCGCAT CGCGAAAGCGGTTGTGCAAAGCCGCCAGCGGCAGACTAGGACATCAGCAGCAATTATTGAAAATGAACCACAATATACAGATGGCAACTGTCCATCTACGTCCAGAACTGAGAGAACTGACACACAGCTATCTGAGGAGATGCATCAGGCGCAGTTTTTGATGGAATATGGCGAAGCCGAATCTACAATGGGTATCGCCCAAAAAATCTACGAGCTGGATAAGCAGGTCATCGATGAACaatccacctccgccattcCAGGAGCCCGGACTAGCACAAGTGTTGCCAATCGGCGCACTGTAGCCGGAGGGCAGCGACGTCCTATCACTTCGATCTTAGGTCGACACCTTCCTCCCACAGAAGTCACCTACTCTTTAATCGAGGAATATTTCGATACAGTTCACTGGTTCTCTCTCGTTATCTACGAGCCAACCTTCCGTATAAGACTACATTCTATCATAGACGGGTTCGCTCATCCTTCGCAAAAGTCATTCTTACTTCTATTGGCAGTCATGCTGGGGATGAGCGCATGGTATCGATCACAAAGAACCGTCACACATGCAGCCGATAGTAGTAAGTGGCGGAAATTGAGTGCCGATCTAATGGGTCTTGTCGAATTGCATGTCGTGGAGTTGATGGACGAGTCTTCAGTGACTGCAGCTCAAGTTCTAATCCTATTTGGGTCACATCATGTTTATCATGGTCGTCCAAACTTGTCGTTCTCTCTGCTCGGTGCAACAATCAAGATGTCCCAGGCTGCGGGTTTACATCGAGAATCTCCCACAGGGAAGcttgaggagattgaggagcgGAAGCGAGTATGGTGGACAATATACACATGGGACCGATTCGCTTCCATCACATACGGGCGGCCATTGGGAATTAATGATAAGGACTGCAATCTCAGCATGCCGGCGGATAATTTGGAGAACCCATATTTTACTGCACCCGGCTCGGAGCAAGGATACGCCATCTGCTATTCTCCTTATCAAAGAGAATTAAACACCCTCTATCTAATGGCATCTCCGGCACTGGAGTTCATTTTCGGCTCGCGCACTTCAGGCTCCTCTAAGGCTTTGACCGGGGACGTTTACATTGAACTAGTGAAAGAAGCGACCCAGAATCTCCAGAAGTGGCAGAATAATTTGCCCGACTACTTGACTCTGGATTTTGACCGAGATTTCGAACTTGATAGTGGGCCAAGTGCAAGAGCGCATGCTCTACAATCCCTGTCGTTGCAATTGACCTACGACAATGTTCTCATTGTCCTCCACAGGCCGTTGCTGGCAAGGCAAGTCAGGCATCTGTCAATAAGTCATCCCACTTCTGGGGCAAGGCTTGGAACGGAATCTCCCATTTCACACCCTGGAGCAGGCTCGCCAGCTCAGAAGCTGTCACCGTTCGAAGCCATGTCCCCGAATGAGCCGGTTAAAAGTTCAATGCATTGGTGGAATGCTGCCCTCAGGACATCGCGCGTCACAGAAGTGCCGGTACTTGCTCAACTTGCAACAGATAGCCATCTTGTCGCCTTTCTTGCCATCAATATATTCCATGCTGCAATCGTACTGGCAGTCATGGCCCTATCAGACCCATTATCAGATTCAACCCAAGTGGCGAAGCGTACAATCACCCGGATCTTACGTCTACAGAGCCTTTTGGGTGAACGGTCAGCTTTATCAAGACAAAGTACGACCGTTTTGAAAAATGTGGTCACTCTGATTCTTCGCCGTGAATCGGAGGCCATCCTGGCTCCAGTCACAAGAAACAGTCAACAGGAAGGGCACACATCATCTACGGGATCTGCGTCCATCTCCGTGGAAGACACCCTACGACTGCCCCTGGATGCCCCAATAACTCAGACCGACAGTTCATTACGGCGGCCGACATGGCCAGACTATGGCAGGATGCATCGGTTGAATGAGAGTCTAGCATCAGTTCAAAACG TTATTCCTTCTGGCAGGGATGGTAGCCTCCAGGACACACACGGCGCAAGAGACAGCCAAGAACAGCTGCCTGATACTCACGAGCACGCCCCAGCTGAGAACTCGTGGCATGGGTCGTTCGAGAATAACTGGAATGACACTAGCTTTCCCTTGGAAGTTCCAGATATCGCCTCAGATGCTTTTGGTGACAATGGACTGTACTGGCTATGGGACATGTCATGGGCCGGAGCGGATCCATGA